The region CCTGACTGCAGGAAACAGTTTGTTCAATAACTATAGGTAAGCGATTTTACCGCCACTCGCCCCCGGCCCTCGGGATTGACGGGACAGAAAATACTACTGAGCCGGTGCGGGTGCCGGGGCTGGTGCGGGTGCCGGGGCCGGTGCGGGTGCCGGGGCTGGCGCAGGCGCCGGTGCAGGTGCCTGCCGGTTCTGCGGCGCATAAGGCGCGGTTGCAGGAAGTTCCTGCTGTCCCGGTACAGCTTCCTGAATTGCCGGAGCCTGCATTCCCGGGACGTTTTCAGTTTCCCTGGGGTCCGACGACGGCGCGTGAGGGCGCGTCGGAGCCGAACCGTTTACGTCGGTCAGACCCTGTGTCTTCGGGTCTCCGGGTCGAACCTCGTTGACTTTTCCATCCGGATCGACGTTTAGAACTGCCGGCTGCTCGGGATTGATCATCCCATCCGCAATGGCGCGCTGAGCAATTTCACCGGTGGACTGGAGGTATGCGACATCGCGCTCGAGAACCTCGAGGGAGTTACGCAGCTCCGATTCCTTCTCCTGCGCCGCGTTCAGCTCCAATGACTTGGAGGTCGACACTGCGGAAAGAACCATTGCGACGATGATGCCCGCCGCAACCAGCGCGATAATTACTGCCGCGGTAATAGCCTTCCGATGATCCTTTGGCGCAGCAACGATTCGCCTGCCGCGCACCGAAATAACTTGCTTCGATCCGGTCCTACCAAACCTGCGCTGCGAAGGTTCCTGACCTACTCGGCGCCCACGATTAGTCTTAGTACCCACGCCTGCAGTCGTGGCCGGCGCGCGGAACGTCTGCCGTGCCGTGGCATTGTCCGTGATTGTCGTTGCCATGATTGGTGTTCTCCCCGAGTACTTGGTTGCGTGGTTAGTGTTATTTCGGTTGTTTAGACAGGCCGTATTCGCTCGATACAGCGAACTCGTACCGGCGCTGCCCGCGGGTTGTCTTCGATTTCGCTTGCCGACGCCTTTTCAGCGCCCCTGGTAATAAGTGCAAAGCGGGGCTCATGCCCGGGCAGTTCCATCGGCAACCCGGGCGGGGTCGTCGACTTCACACGCTGGGCAAACTCCTTCTTCACGATGCGGTCTTCGAGGCTCTGGTAACTCATAAACACTGCGCGTCCCTGGACTGCAAGTGCACCACAGACAATCGGCAGCACGTTCTCGAGCGCCTCCAGCTCGCGGTTAACCTCTACGCGAAGAGCCTGGAATGTGCGCTTGGCCGGATGCCCGCCGGTGCGCCGAGACGCGGCCGGGATAGCGTCGTAAAGCAGTTCAACGAGTCGACCTGAAGTTGTAAAGGGCGACTTTTCGCGCTCCTTTACAACCGCGGAGGCGATCTTCCCCGCGAAGCGCTCGTCGCCATAGGTAGAGAGGATTCGAGCGATATCGCCGTGGGAGTAGGTATTGAGAATATCGGCCGCGGTAATTCCCTGACTGGAGTCCATGCGCATGTCCAGAGGCGCATCAACACGGTAGGCGAAGCCACGGTCCACCTGGTCTAACTGCATCGATGAGACACCGAGGTCGAACAGAGCACCGGCGAGACCGTGCTCATTGACGCACTCGACAATTCCGGATGCATTCGAAGTCCCGGCTGCAGGCTCGACCGAACCCGCCAGAACGTCATCCAGGGCATCGAATCGGACGCGGAATCCAGCAAATCGATCGCCGAAGCGCTCAAGCCGGTCCTCGGCACCTCGAAGCGCATTTTCATCCCGATCGAGACCAATTACGCGGAGCCCGGGGAAAGTTTCCAGTAGATACTCGGTGTGACCACCAGCGCCCAACGTGCCATCGACGACAACAGCGTCATCCCCCAACGCTTCAATTCCTGCGGCGAGAAGCTCGGTGACCCGATGCAGCAGAACAGGAACATGCCCGAATTCACCGGACTTGCGATCTCCGGTGACTTGAGAATCCGGCATGTTCCCTCCTTGTGCACAGTTGCCTAGATAAAAAAGCGGGGATGCTCACAGGGCCCCGCCCGACGGAACCTGGTATCGGGGAAGTACACCAGGGGACATCGGACGGAGTCCATGCGGACATTCCCTCTTTTAGTTGTCAGACCGGCAGTAACACGCTGCCGGACTGCATTCCCGAACGGAAAACGAATGACGCTTTTCGCCCTAGAGAACACCGAAAAGTGATTCGTCCTCACCTTCGGAGAAGTCGGCTTCATGCTCAGCCTGGTAGGCCTCCCAGGACTCTTTGTCCCAGATCTCCAGAAAATCAATCGATCCGATAACGACGCATTCCTTGGTGAGGTTTGCGTAGCGGCGATGCTCCATGGACAAGGTGATTCGCCCGGATCCATCCGCATTCTGCTCATCAGTGCTGGCTGCGAGATTACGAATGAAAGCACGCGCCTGAGGATTGGTGCGCGATGCCTTCGTCGCCCTCTTCGCCAGCTTGACGAACTCTTCCTTTGGATAAACCGCCAGTGAGTGATCTTGCCCTTTGGTCACCATCAGCCCTTCCGCCAAGCCCTCACGGAACTTCGCGGGAAGCGTCAGGCGCCCCTTGTCATCGAGCTTGGGGGTATAGGTGCCCAGAAACATGCGTCACTGGCCTCCTTCTCCCCGTTTACCGACGACGCGAACCCGCTGAACACCCCTTGCAAATCAGGCTTCCACCGACGAGGCGGAAAACCTCCAAGCAGGGACGCTTAGCGCGACCGAATCAGATATTCATTTCTGCAACATTGGCAACCTGGACCAACATCACGCCCCACTTTACCCCACAATCCCCCACTCTCGATAGTTCTACGCCAATATATCCCCAGCAGAAGCCGTCCAATTCAGCCCAAAAGAGTGATAATCAGTGCTTCGACCTGGGTTTTTAAACAATTAATAAATTTCTGGCGACAGTGGGTGACTTGCCCGCACTTCACCCTACACCTAATCACATCTGCCACTCCCGCACCACGGTTAACACTACCCCGCCTACTTTTACGCGCCAACCTCCCACCTCCCTAGCTTTGCGCCCACACCCCTATAACCAGCATTTTTCTCTAATTTTTCACGAAGAGCCACGGCGGTGCCGCCCCAAAAATCGCCGCACGAACACCAATGTGGGGCAAAGTGGGGAATCAGCGTGGGGCAAAGTGGGCGAATCGACAATGACACCCCACTGCACCCCACTGCCCACTCCGACCAGTCCGCCATTGAGCGAGCCTCTCCCCCGGAACCCTCGAACCGCTCCCTGGCAAAACAAAAAGCCCCCGCGCCTAATCGCGCAGGGACTCCATGCAGTGGACTGTTTAGTTTTTGGCAGGCCGAACGCCGCCTTAGCGACCTTCGAATCGACCCCGGAACCGGGACTCTAAACTAGAGCCACCCGAAGACTTCGGACTCCTCGTCTTTCGGGAGTTGCCAAACCTTTCACGATCCCCACCAGCCGACCGCGAAAAACTCAGGCTGTTAGCACCCGTTCCGCCACCATGACCAGTCAGCGCCCAGACCCCGGCGCCGAACATCAGCACGAAACCGGCGACGGAAAGTGCGATAAACCAAGCGCTGACAGTAAACAGGGCAACCCCGCCGAGAAGCATAAGCAACCCCAGCAAAATCAGGGCAATTACCTGGAGAGAAAAACCACGGCTTGCCCCCTCATCCTCTTCCAAAGAAAAAGCACGGCCAGACATAGCCGAACCAAACTTTGGATCCTCAGCGTAGAGCGCAGATTCAATTTCATCGAGCATCCGCTGTTCCTGCTCAGATAGTCCCACGATTCCTCCATCGCCAATTCAAGGGGCATACCTTGACCTCTCACTCTAGCGCCCGATGGCCAGCCCAAGCTTTAGCGCTGCAAAACACGGGGACGGTAGCGAGAAGAATCAAGCAATCTCACCCAAATAACGGATGACCTACCCCAATTGTTCCACGCAGGGAGCTACCACCCTATTTCCACAGCAAAACTCATAACCATGACACCACCAAAACAGGGGTCAAACAGCATAAACACCGCTAGGACAAACCCCCGTTTCGACCACTGCGATTACTACACACGAACCACTATGCTGCCGCAGGGAGAATTCCTAGGTCCGCCTCCACAACGTCGAGAAACTCGTCAACCAGCCCCATTAGCTCCCGAGACTTCCGAGCATCAATACGCCGCACCAACCCGAGGCGCACTTCATTACGAAGCTGCGAGTAGGACTGAAAGCGCGCAACCCACTCCGAATATTCAGCTCGAGAGACTTTGAGGTTCTCCCAGGCGCTCTGAGAACGACGCCGACGACGCTTACTAGATTGGCCTTCAGACATATTTAAAATGGCACCCGCCCCGCGCAATGCAGCACGATAAGCCAGCTCCAGCTGTTCATCCGGCTCCGCCTGCGCCGCCATAGCAGCGAGCCCTCGAGCACGCGTAAACAAATCCAGCGACTGCCGAGAGACACCCCCAGGTACGACAATTCCCCCACGAGCCGCAGCCCTAAAATCAACCACATTCGGAGTTGCCATCTCTACAGCCCTCCTACTTCTGCCTCACCGCTTGGATGCCGACACGCTATCCCCCCGACCGGATTCCACCCCAAGTAAATTCGAACATATATTCGATTCCTTTAGTTGTTTTAGCCAACGCATGAATACGCCAACATAAAGCAGCTAGGCTTAGAGCCGTGATTTACAGTGTTGTGCCAATGTCGGAGGCTGATTTTGAGCTCCGCCTCGAAGAGGCAGTTTCGCTGTACATCACTGCGATGAAATACAATCCGGCGATTTTCTCGGGACGCCTAACAGAATGGGCGAAGCAACCCCTGCTCCCCGGGTTTACCGCTGTAGGTGCCATCGCGCACCCAGAAGGCGTATCCCCCAGCGAGGCCCTGGACGACCCGCGGTATCCGCTGATTGGCATCGGATATTGCCGAACTGGACGCGACACCTATTGGTGGCACCGCCAAGTTCGCGCCGGGATGGCATCGTCCGGGTGGCCGCTTCGAACTATCAGTACGCTTTTGGGAAACTACGCGGAGCTCTCGGAAATTCACATTCATCCCGACTACCAGGGCAAGGGCGTCGGAAAGCGGTTACTGCGGGAACTCATCTCCGGCAGAGAAGAGGCGGTGGTGCTGCTCTCGACGCCTGAGTTCCCAAACGAAGCGAACCGAGCATGGCGCCTCTACCGACAATTTGGATTCGTCGATGTTCTGCGAAATTTCCATTTCAACGGCGATTCCCGCCCCTTTGCAGTGTTAGGAGTAAAGGTTCCTCATGACAGCGTCACCGGCGCCGCAGACGGCAACAGCGCGGAATAAGACTTGGCCGACATTCTCGCGCCTTCGCAGGCTTGCAGCCTTCGGGTCGCTGGCCGCAGTCCTGCCCCTCACCGGATGCTTCGAAGCGCAGGCCGGGATGACAATTACCGGAGACGACCGAGTCAACGGTGCCGTCAGAATCACCCCGAACGAATCAGCCCGCTCCCAGTTCAGTGACTGGCAAGCTCCCGAAGAGCTCCGCGATCGTGTCACCACTAATGTGCTCGACAGCCAGACGGGGCGCATGGAAGTCTCCTTCGCCGATCTACGCTTCAGCGAGGTCACCGACACCCTGAGCACGCTTTCCGACGACACCATTGCCATCGAAATCGCCCGCACCGGCGGCGACCAAATTTCCATCAACGGAAGCGTGGATCTCAGCCACGTGCCGGACTCGAATATCGACCTGCTCGTAAATTTCCCCGAGGAAGTTACTAACTCTAACGGCCGCTCCAGTGCACCGAACAAGGTTGAGTGGCAATTCAACGCCGGAGAAAAACACTCGGTGTGGGCATCCTCACCTGCGGGTTCAACCAAGCGCAATGAGTTCCTGATCTACGCTGCAGCCGCCGCGGCAATCGGCATTCTCGCCTCTATCTTGGGCGTGCTGTGGGCACGCCGAATCAGGGATATGCAGGACTTTTAGCCCCCTCCCCCGTTGTGTGGGAGGGATTAAAAGCCGCCCCTAAGCATGTCCTGTCCTGTGCCCCACGCTGGGGCCATACCCAGGTTATGCAGCACCTCCTGCGAAGCCCGGGCAAAGTTCATAGTCATAAAGTGCAGGCCGGGGACACCTTCGGAGATAAGCCTCTCGGCCATTTGCGTAGAAATCTCGATTCCGACCTTGCGGATTTCGTCTTTGTTTGCCTGCTCGTCCCCTGCAGCGGCTGCAATGAGGCGCTCCTCCAGGCCTGCGGGCAACTTGGCACCGGAAAGCTCCACCTGCTTGCGAACCGATCGCAGTGAGGTAATCGGCATTAGGCCGGGGATAATCGGCTTTTGCCCATGCTCAGAGTCTGCGGCGGCGAGCCTGTCGCGAAGTTTCAGATAGTGCTCCACATCGAAGAACATCTGCGTAATCGAGTACTCGGCACCAGCGCGCAGTTTCGTCAGAGTGTACTTCGTATCGTGCTCTAGATCGGGCGAACGGTAGTGGCCCTCCGGGAACGAGGCGATTCCTATTTCGAACTTGGCGAATTCCGGTTCCGAACGGATTAATTCAATCAGTTCGCTGGCGTAGCGCAGCCCGCCCTCAGTCTGTACCCAGGGGCCGAGCGGCTCTCCGGGTGGGTCTCCCCGCAGAACGAGAAGATTGGTAAGGCCTCTGTCGAGATAAGAGCGCAGGATTTCGCGGAGCTCATCCACGGTGTGCTCTACCAGGGTTAGGTGAACTAGCGTCGTCAATGGTTGGCGGGAAACTCGCTGCGCGATGCGCAGAGTGCGGTTTCGACTGGAGCCGCCGGCCCCATAGGTTACTGATGCGAACGAAGCCCCAAGGTCGTGGAACGCCTCGGCAGCCCGAAGAAGGCGCTGTTCAGCTGCGTCGTCACGGGGAGGCATAAATTCGACAGAAAAGGGAATACTGCCAGCGCTTGGCATGGAAAGGGCCTGTCGAATTGTTACCTGGCGGCCGGGAGTCGGAGGCATCGTAGAGGACATAGTCAAACAGTTTAAGTGGTGGCCTATCCTTAAGTGAGCATTACCCGTCACGCACGAGAGGCCGACATGAGCGATACTGACCACCTGGCGCAGATAAGTCCCCGGGAAGTGCCGGCGGCCGTGACGGAAACTCTGAGGGGTTACTTCGCCGGTAGAAGGGGCGAATCGGAGAATATCGACGCCGTATTCGGAGACATCGTCGATTCGCTGGAATCTTTCGTGCTCAACGGCGGAAAGCGCGTTCGACCGGCCTTTGCATGGCAGGGCTGGCTCGGGGCGGGAGGCGCAGAGGCAACCTCCTCAGACAGGGAGGACCCGGCTGCTGTACTTACCGCAGTCAGCTCGCTGGAGTTAATCCAAGCCTGCGCCCTAATTCATGACGACATTATTGATGATGCCGATACCCGCCGTGGATTCCCCACCATTCATAAGGTCTACGAAGCTAAACACAGGGAAAACGGATGGAGGGGCTCCGCACCTCGCTACGGTGTCTCAACCGCGATCTTGGCGGGAGACGTGGCCCTAGCCTGGGCTGACGATATGCTGCACAGCTCCGGGCTGTCACGGGATGCCATCGCTCGTGCGCTAGTACCCTGGCGGGCCATGCGCACAGAAGTTCTAGGCGGACAGCTGCTCGACATTACGGCCGAGGCCAGCAGCGACGGCCGTGTGGAAACAGCGCAGAAGGTCAATCTGTACAAAACCGCTGCGTACACGATTGAGCGACCGCTGCACATCGGGGCCGCGATTGCCGGGGCGCCAGACAAGCTAATCGCCGCCTACCGCAGTTTCGGTCGGGATATCGGCGTGGCGTTTCAGCTCCGCGATGACCAGCTCGGAGTCTTCGGAGACCCGGCGGTTACGGGCAAGCCGGCTGGCGACGATCTCCGCGAAGGAAAGCGCACCGTCCTGGTCGGCACCGCACTGCAGATCTTCAACGGTTCTGACCCGAAAAAGGCGCAGATTATCGACGAAAACCTGGGCAATGTCAGCAGCCCCGAGGACATCGATCGTCTCCGCGAGCTCATCGCTGAATCGGGCGCGGCAGACGAAGTCGAAAGGGAGATCGACCGTCTGACGGAACGGGCGTTTAAGTCTCTCGAAAAGGCCGACCTTCCTGAGGCCAATCGCGAGAATCTCATCGCGATGGGTATCCGCGCAACCACCCGACAGAGCTAGGCCACGACGCCAAAATGATTAAGCAGAATCGCCCGCGACAGGCTACGCTGCCGCCGTCGGAAAGCGGCGCGAGCCGACCGCATGTAGTGATTGTCGGCGCAGGGCTATCCGGCTTGACAGCCGGGCTGTACGCTACCGCGGCGGGTTATCGAGTCACCGTGGTTGAGCGCGAGCACTTCATCGGAGGTCGCTGCGCTACTGAGACCGTGAGCACCCAGCTCACCGACGGCCCCGTGAGCGCAAGATTCGACACGGGGGCGACCGTGTGGACCATGCCGGGCCTAGTCGAAGAGGCTGTCGCGGCCGTTGGACTGAGCATCAACGATATTGATGAGTCCTTCCACGCGCTGCCCGTCACGCCGTCCTACCACGCACAATTTGCCGATTGCGGCGGGCTCGACGTCTTCTCGGAGGAAAGCGCAATGGCCGCGGAGCTCCGCCGCTTTGGCGCCTCGGAGCGAACCGTCCGCGGCTATTCCAAGCTGCGGGTGTGGTTCAAGGGGCTTTTCGATGCCTCATTCGCCAACTTCATGTCCCGCAGTTTCGACCGTGTCACTGATCTAATCACCGGGCCCGGCGCGCTGAGCGACCTGGTCAAGCTAATGAAGCTCGGGGCGTTCGGTCCCCTCGAGCGGAAGGTGCACGATTTCCTGGACGATAGCGAGCTGACCCGCGTGTTTAGTTTTCAGGCTCTGTACGCGGGAGTGGCTCCGGCGAAGGCACGCGCGGTCTACGGCTGCATTTCGCATATGGACACCTCACTCGGGGTGTTCGTGCCACGCTCTGAGCGCTTCGGCAACGAGATGGGCGCGGTCGCCAGGATTCTCGCCGAAGCCCTCACCAGGGCAGGCGGGTCTATTGTGCTGGGAACCCGGGTTATGGGGCTTAGGCTTAACGACGAAGGCCTGGTCTCCGCCGTCCAGGTAGACCGTGGTGTCGAAGCCGGCGATGATGCGACCGGCGCTCTGGAGGATATTGCCGCGCAGGCTGTGATTTGTACGCCGGACCTGCCAGTTGTGCAGGGCTGGATGAATGAAGCGGGCAGACAGCAGAAGAGGCGTTTGATCCCTCTGCGTTTCTCCCCGTCCGCGGTAGTGGCGCATGGGCTTGTCCCTACTGACATCGCGGCAGGATGGCCGCGACGTCACCACCTGATTTCTTTCGGGCATGAGTGGGACAAGACGTTCCGTGAGATTTCTTCCCCGTCCGGAGGGGCAATCATGTCGGATCCGTCGCTACTGGTGACGCGCCCGGCTGTGACCTCGCCCGAGCGCGTCGTACAGGATAGCTCCGGACGCGAGTTCGAGCCGGTCAGCGTGCTGGCCCCCTGCCCCAACCTGGATTCCGCCGCCGTCGATTGGGACGCTGTGAAAGACGCGTACGTCATGGAGCTGGCAAGTGTGCTCGAAGAACGAGGATTTTTCGGAATCTCCGAGCATTGGAAAGTCGGGCGCATCGACTCTCCAAACGACTGGCTACGGCGAGGAATGGGGGCCGGCTCCCCGTTCGGTCTGGCTCATCTCTTCCGCCAGACGGGTCCCTTTAGGCCGCGGAACTTCTCCCCTGCTATGCCGGGCAACGTGATACTCGCTGGCTCGACTACCGTTCCCGGAGTTGGCGTGCCCACCGTGATGATTTCGGGCAGGCTAGCCGCCGAGCGGTTGGGGCCGTTGGCGAGCCATTAGAATCAAGATAACTGACTACATCGACGATTTTTAGGTTGACATGAAAATTTCTCGGAGCGCGCTGATCGGCGTTGCTGGTACCGCGCTGATTGCGGTGGGTTCCTACGGTGGTGGCTCGACCCGGTACCGCGGGGGCGTCGTCAGCGCTCTGGGGTTGGATTGGATCACCTACGGTCACGGGTTTTTCCTGTTCGAGTCGATAATTTGGATCGGCATCGTCCTGCTGGTTACCTCGTGGCTGCAAATCGGTCGAAAGCAGGTTTTCGCTGAAGGCGTTGCCGGGCCGAAGGACTCCGAGGGCGCTTTGAAAACGCTCAACCGCGTCCTCCTGACCTGGTTGATTCCGCTTTCCTTAGCGGGCCCGGTGTTTTCTCGCGATGTCTATTCCTACCTAATGCAAGGCGCAATGGTTCGGGATGGCTTCGATCCCTACACCGAGGGCGCGGCAGTCAACCCCGGCCCGATGCTGCTGGAAGTCTCCGCCGACTGGCGCAATACGACGACGCCCTACGGCCCGCTACACCTGGGAATTGGCGAAGCAATTACGTCTGCTGTGGGTGACAACATCACAGTCGGAGTCATCGCCTATCGCATCCTGTGTCTGCTAGGTTTCGCGGCGATTGCCTGGTCGATTCCGAAGATTGCGCGAGCTTTGGGCGCGAATGTTGCGCTGGCACAATGGCTCGGCGTGCTCAATCCACTGGTTCTACTGCATCTCATAGCGGGCCTGCACAACGAGGCCCTGATGGTGGGCATTGTCAGCCTCGCTTTAGTCGCGGCCCTCGAGATGGAGCGGTACGCAGGTGGTGCCGTTGCTGCCATCGCAATCGGCATTGGCGTCGCACTGAAGGCGACGGCGGTTCTGGCGCTTCCGTTCGTTGTCTGGATCGTGCTGACCCGTCGTGAGCCGCTGTCCCGTTTCCGCTCCGCGGTCCGACGGCTTCCGGCGCTGTTTGCGGTGGGCATTGCGCTGTCTGTCATCATGGTCGCAACCCTCGCCGCCGTGACCTGGCTGGTGGAGTCCTCGTGGGGCTGGATTTCGGAAATCAGCGGCAATACCAAGGTGATTAATCCTCTCGCTGCCCCCTCTGCAGTCGCTGGCGTCATCGCCGCGGTGATGGGGTGGGTTAATGACGATGTCACATTCAACATCATCGTCAGTTACACGCGGCGCGTCTCGACTGTGATTATGCTGCTCGGTCTGGTCGCGAGCTGGCTGTACTTCCGAGTGACCCCACGTAGCAACGTCGCGGGTATGATTGCGGCTTACGTCGTGGCCTGCGTGTTTAACGCGGTGGCTCTGCCCTGGTACTACGCCAGCCTGCTGACTCCGATGGGAACGGTCCGCCCGCCGCGGTGGCTCGTCCAGGCTACAGTCCTGTTCACTTTCATCCTGACGCTATCCTTCGCCGGTGGCGGCAATCACCGCTTTTACGACGCGCCGTGGATGATTATCGTTACCGTCGCCGGATGGCTCGCCACCGGGTGGCTGGTCAATGGGCGCGTTTCGTGGCGTTACTCCTGGCGCGATGAGTCCGCTGCGAAGGAATCTCGCCAGCTGCAGGGAGTGTCACACAGGTGACACCAATCTCCTCCTCTCCGAGCTCCGCGGGTCTCGCCACTTCTCGCGATTTCGCGCTCTGCCGGGGCATCACAGAGACTCATGGGCATACCTACGCCCTGGCCACGAAGATCCTCGATTTTCGTCAGCGCCGCGCTGTGTGGGCGCTCTACGCCTGGGCTCGAATCGTCGATGATTACGTTGATTGCACCGAACACAGCGGTTGTCGCGCCGACCAAGTCGAAGAAACGGTACGCGGCCTGTCGCGCTGTCTCCAGGAGACGATTACCGCAGGCAGGCTCGTCGATTCCTCGCTTCCCGACGTCAGCAGGCCCCGGGACCTCGCTGTCATTTCAGCGGCTGCACAGACTTTTATAGATTTTGATATTGCGCCGACACTGGCCGAAGACTTTGTCGTTTCGATGCTTATGGACGTACCGGATTCGACTGGGCACATTGCTCACTTCAACACGTGGGAGCAGCTCGAGGGCTACATGTGGGGTTCGGCTGCAGTCATCGGGCTGGAGATGATGCCGATCTTGGGCACCCGCGAAGGTGTTGCCCGCGCGGAGGCCGAACCGTTTGCCGCGGACCTAGGACGGGCCTTCCAGCTCACGAATTTCCTGCGCGACATTGCCGAGGACCTCGAGCGAGGCCGAATCTACATTCCCCTGCAGGAGTGGTCGGCTTTCGGCGTGGAGCCGGACGAACTGTACTACTGTGCGGCCGAAAAACGAGCCACTCGACGGGTTAGGCGTGCGCTCGCTTTTGCCATCGCGCGCAACCGCGCCATCTACCGGGCTGCAGAGCCGGGGATTGGCATGCTCGCTTCGCCCGGCCGTCAAGCCATTCGCGCCGCATTCGTTCTGTACTCGGACATTCTCACCGAGATTGAGCGCGCGGATTACAACGTCTTCGGCGGGCGAGCCCGGGTAGGCACGACGCGCCGCGTTTCAGTGGCTCTCCCCCTTGCGGCCGCCGGGCTACTCGCGAGCTTTAACAAGCAGGGGCCACGCGAGTAGCCTGAGCCGTTTCTAAACAGCCGTTTCAGCACCCCTTAGAGGGCCATTGCCTGGGCGCGACGCATCACTTCGCGTGCCAGGTGCCCATGGAGAGCATCGACTGGTCGGCCCGGCAGGGATTCATCCTCTGCGAATAGCCATTCCAGGGTTTCTTCCTTGCTGTAGCCGCCGTCGGCAAGCAGGGCAAGAACTCCGGGGACGAAGCGGGCGACTTCGTCACCTTCGAAAAAGCGCTCGGGTACCTGCGGGATATCGTCGCGCAGTACCGCGATTAGCTTTCCTTCCTGCAGCAGCGCGTGGACGCGGGTGACGGCAACGCCAATCCGCTCGGCGGCATCTGGGATGTTCATGGTTGGCTCGTCGGGCTCAAGGACATCGGAGCACGTAGGAATTTTTCTCACATCGACTAACTTTAGCGTCTCGCCGCGGTGCGAAGCTTCTTCGGTCCGGTAGTCCCCATATACTTGGTGACGCAATTGCCGCCGGCCTTTTCTACCAAGGGCGGAGGCTGCGGAAGAAGGAAAGGTGAGGGCAAGTTCATGGCGCAGATTCTCGAGGGTGATGTTCTCGATGAGCGCTATCTGATTGGAGCGGCAATCGCGCGTGGCGGGATGAGCACGGTGTATCGTGCCACGGATCTCAGGCTGGACCGCCCAGTGGCCGCCAAGGTCATGGACCCGCGCTATGTCGATGACGCTTCGTTCCGCACTCGCTTCGAACGCGAGGCGCGGGCTGTTGCTCATCTCAACGACGAGTCTCTGGTCAATGTTTATGACCAAGGCACGGACCGTGCGGGACATGTATTCCTCATTATGGAGTTGGTGGATGGCGGGACGCTGCGCGAATTGCTGCGAGAGCGCGGGCCTATGCCGCCTCACGCTGCGGCAGCGGTCATGCGCTCTGTCCTGAAGGCCCTATCTGTGGCCCATTCCCGGAACATGGTCCACCGCGATGTTAAGCCCGAAAATGTCCTGATTTCGTCGACCGGCAAGGTCAAGCTCGCCGACTTTGGCCTGGTCCGCGC is a window of Corynebacterium lactis RW2-5 DNA encoding:
- the crtI gene encoding phytoene desaturase family protein, with amino-acid sequence MIKQNRPRQATLPPSESGASRPHVVIVGAGLSGLTAGLYATAAGYRVTVVEREHFIGGRCATETVSTQLTDGPVSARFDTGATVWTMPGLVEEAVAAVGLSINDIDESFHALPVTPSYHAQFADCGGLDVFSEESAMAAELRRFGASERTVRGYSKLRVWFKGLFDASFANFMSRSFDRVTDLITGPGALSDLVKLMKLGAFGPLERKVHDFLDDSELTRVFSFQALYAGVAPAKARAVYGCISHMDTSLGVFVPRSERFGNEMGAVARILAEALTRAGGSIVLGTRVMGLRLNDEGLVSAVQVDRGVEAGDDATGALEDIAAQAVICTPDLPVVQGWMNEAGRQQKRRLIPLRFSPSAVVAHGLVPTDIAAGWPRRHHLISFGHEWDKTFREISSPSGGAIMSDPSLLVTRPAVTSPERVVQDSSGREFEPVSVLAPCPNLDSAAVDWDAVKDAYVMELASVLEERGFFGISEHWKVGRIDSPNDWLRRGMGAGSPFGLAHLFRQTGPFRPRNFSPAMPGNVILAGSTTVPGVGVPTVMISGRLAAERLGPLASH
- a CDS encoding alpha-(1->6)-mannopyranosyltransferase A, which translates into the protein MKISRSALIGVAGTALIAVGSYGGGSTRYRGGVVSALGLDWITYGHGFFLFESIIWIGIVLLVTSWLQIGRKQVFAEGVAGPKDSEGALKTLNRVLLTWLIPLSLAGPVFSRDVYSYLMQGAMVRDGFDPYTEGAAVNPGPMLLEVSADWRNTTTPYGPLHLGIGEAITSAVGDNITVGVIAYRILCLLGFAAIAWSIPKIARALGANVALAQWLGVLNPLVLLHLIAGLHNEALMVGIVSLALVAALEMERYAGGAVAAIAIGIGVALKATAVLALPFVVWIVLTRREPLSRFRSAVRRLPALFAVGIALSVIMVATLAAVTWLVESSWGWISEISGNTKVINPLAAPSAVAGVIAAVMGWVNDDVTFNIIVSYTRRVSTVIMLLGLVASWLYFRVTPRSNVAGMIAAYVVACVFNAVALPWYYASLLTPMGTVRPPRWLVQATVLFTFILTLSFAGGGNHRFYDAPWMIIVTVAGWLATGWLVNGRVSWRYSWRDESAAKESRQLQGVSHR
- a CDS encoding phytoene/squalene synthase family protein; protein product: MTPISSSPSSAGLATSRDFALCRGITETHGHTYALATKILDFRQRRAVWALYAWARIVDDYVDCTEHSGCRADQVEETVRGLSRCLQETITAGRLVDSSLPDVSRPRDLAVISAAAQTFIDFDIAPTLAEDFVVSMLMDVPDSTGHIAHFNTWEQLEGYMWGSAAVIGLEMMPILGTREGVARAEAEPFAADLGRAFQLTNFLRDIAEDLERGRIYIPLQEWSAFGVEPDELYYCAAEKRATRRVRRALAFAIARNRAIYRAAEPGIGMLASPGRQAIRAAFVLYSDILTEIERADYNVFGGRARVGTTRRVSVALPLAAAGLLASFNKQGPRE
- a CDS encoding Rv2175c family DNA-binding protein, coding for MRKIPTCSDVLEPDEPTMNIPDAAERIGVAVTRVHALLQEGKLIAVLRDDIPQVPERFFEGDEVARFVPGVLALLADGGYSKEETLEWLFAEDESLPGRPVDALHGHLAREVMRRAQAMAL